Proteins from a single region of Synergistaceae bacterium:
- a CDS encoding C-terminal binding protein — protein sequence MAGNFTVGIYGMLNNSEHTLEDEVFKGSGIEIVNPAWKDEEAFRKMLPDVDGLIVLTTEVDRPVVESLKKCKVAVRQGLGVDNFDLDALKEKGIQAYNVPDYCVDEVTTHTLTMALMLVRNMTYYMSDINAKVWNSLKAPQSRRADELTFATAGFGRMAQVVAAKAKPFFKEIMAYDPFINRDATERLGIKVVSTLEELLKTADVVSIHIPLMDSTHHMFNEERLRLMKPSAFLVNTARGGLVDGKALHRALSEGWIQGAATDVLETEPPSFDDPLFSLPNLIVTPHAAWRSDAAGRDIRVFAARTMKTVLLEGEAPNRVL from the coding sequence ATGGCGGGAAACTTCACCGTAGGAATTTATGGCATGTTGAACAACTCCGAGCACACTTTGGAAGACGAGGTTTTTAAGGGAAGCGGCATCGAAATCGTCAATCCGGCATGGAAGGATGAGGAAGCCTTTCGCAAGATGCTTCCCGATGTGGATGGGCTGATCGTCCTAACCACCGAGGTCGACAGGCCGGTAGTGGAAAGCCTGAAGAAATGCAAGGTCGCCGTGCGGCAGGGCCTGGGCGTAGATAACTTCGACCTCGACGCGCTGAAAGAAAAGGGCATTCAAGCGTATAACGTTCCAGACTACTGCGTCGACGAGGTGACGACCCATACTTTGACGATGGCTCTCATGCTTGTCCGCAATATGACGTACTACATGAGTGACATCAACGCCAAGGTGTGGAATTCGCTGAAAGCCCCTCAGAGCCGTCGCGCTGACGAACTGACGTTCGCCACGGCGGGCTTTGGGCGAATGGCTCAGGTTGTGGCGGCCAAAGCGAAGCCCTTTTTCAAAGAAATCATGGCTTATGACCCGTTTATCAACCGTGACGCGACGGAGCGCCTGGGTATAAAGGTTGTTAGTACGCTGGAAGAGCTGCTCAAAACAGCTGACGTGGTATCTATCCATATCCCTCTGATGGATTCAACTCACCATATGTTTAATGAAGAGCGTCTACGACTGATGAAGCCAAGTGCTTTTCTCGTGAATACGGCACGTGGCGGCCTCGTAGATGGCAAGGCTTTGCATCGGGCCTTGAGCGAGGGGTGGATACAGGGGGCCGCGACGGACGTTCTCGAAACGGAGCCCCCGTCGTTCGACGATCCTCTCTTTTCGCTTCCTAACCTGATCGTGACGCCACACGCCGCGTGGCGCTCGGACGCCGCGGGAAGGGATATTCGGGTGTTCGCGGCTCGGACGATGAAGACTGTTCTGCTTGAAGGCGAAGCTCCGAACAGAGTGCTTTAG
- a CDS encoding TRAP transporter large permease: protein MFLLVLLGCFIVLLAIGLPIGIALGVTTATVVTLMTNINVRIIAQNSVAGLDSFPLLALPFFVLAGNLMFFGGISRRLLDLADALVGKITGGLGMVTTVACMFFAAISGSGPATVSAIGTIIIPAMKEKKYDVNYAAAITAAAGSIGVIIPPSIPFVIYAVTTGVSIADLFMAGIIPGIIMGISLMIANYFMAKKYGYKGRETTGTMKIGTFLESLWALAMPVIILGGIYGGIFTPTEAAVVGCVYSLFVGMAVYREIGLKELYEALKDTGLITGATVFTLAFSTSFATLITMKQVPNMVGNYLLSVSNSPFVIMMIINVFLLMVGCFVDNISACIILSPILLPIVTKMGFDPVHFGVIMTVNLAIGFCTPPYGINLFVAAAVADTTVAKIAKFIWSFLIAMLITLLLTTYIPALSMFLPEFFK from the coding sequence ATGTTTCTCTTGGTTTTGTTGGGTTGTTTCATCGTTTTGCTCGCGATCGGGCTGCCGATAGGTATTGCCTTGGGCGTCACCACCGCGACCGTCGTCACTCTGATGACGAACATCAACGTGAGAATCATCGCGCAGAATTCCGTGGCGGGACTGGATTCGTTTCCTTTGCTGGCTCTTCCTTTCTTCGTTTTAGCCGGTAATCTGATGTTTTTCGGGGGTATTTCCCGAAGACTTCTGGACCTGGCTGATGCTCTAGTCGGGAAAATCACGGGAGGACTCGGCATGGTCACGACTGTGGCGTGCATGTTCTTCGCTGCGATTTCCGGCTCCGGCCCGGCAACGGTCTCCGCCATTGGAACCATTATCATTCCCGCCATGAAAGAGAAGAAATACGACGTCAACTACGCCGCGGCGATAACGGCGGCGGCCGGGTCCATCGGCGTCATCATTCCTCCCAGCATTCCCTTCGTTATCTACGCCGTCACCACGGGGGTTTCCATCGCGGACTTGTTCATGGCCGGAATCATTCCGGGCATTATCATGGGAATCTCACTGATGATCGCCAACTATTTCATGGCCAAAAAGTATGGCTACAAAGGGCGGGAAACCACCGGGACCATGAAAATTGGAACATTCCTGGAGTCTCTCTGGGCGCTCGCCATGCCCGTCATTATCCTGGGCGGCATCTACGGAGGCATTTTCACACCGACGGAGGCCGCGGTGGTAGGGTGTGTTTACTCGCTATTCGTGGGGATGGCCGTCTATCGCGAGATCGGGCTGAAAGAACTTTACGAGGCGCTGAAGGATACCGGGCTTATCACCGGCGCGACCGTGTTCACTCTGGCGTTTTCCACCTCGTTCGCGACCCTGATAACGATGAAGCAAGTTCCCAATATGGTGGGCAACTATCTTTTGTCCGTCTCGAACTCGCCATTCGTCATTATGATGATCATCAACGTTTTCTTGCTGATGGTGGGCTGTTTTGTCGACAACATCTCTGCCTGCATCATCCTCTCTCCGATCCTCCTGCCCATCGTCACCAAGATGGGTTTCGATCCCGTCCACTTCGGGGTCATTATGACCGTCAACCTGGCCATAGGGTTCTGCACGCCGCCTTACGGCATCAACCTTTTTGTCGCCGCCGCGGTGGCCGATACGACGGTGGCGAAAATAGCGAAATTCATCTGGTCGTTCTTAATCGCCATGTTGATCACCTTGTTGCTCACGACTTACATCCCGGCTCTGAGCATGTTCCTGCCGGAATTTTTTAAATAA
- a CDS encoding TRAP transporter small permease — protein MMKVLRFIDDKFEEVFLVSTLFFSVTLLFIQVVLRNLFGNSIYWSEELARYLFIWQAWIAASFATKHSKHINLDIVVGLCPRVVQEILFWIAHILWLSFALYMARNSAELTNLIFSRKTISAAMQIRMGWVYLAVPFGCTLMSFRLVQVMASKLLSSKRRAV, from the coding sequence ATGATGAAAGTGCTCCGATTTATTGACGACAAGTTTGAAGAAGTTTTTCTGGTTTCGACGCTTTTTTTTAGTGTGACGTTGCTTTTCATACAAGTTGTGTTGCGTAATTTATTTGGCAATTCGATTTACTGGAGCGAAGAACTCGCGCGATACTTGTTTATCTGGCAGGCATGGATCGCGGCCAGTTTCGCCACGAAACACTCGAAGCACATCAACCTCGACATTGTGGTCGGGCTATGCCCCCGCGTGGTTCAAGAAATCCTCTTTTGGATAGCGCATATCCTGTGGCTTTCTTTCGCTCTCTACATGGCGCGAAACTCCGCGGAGTTGACCAATCTCATTTTTTCGAGGAAAACGATCTCCGCCGCCATGCAAATCCGAATGGGCTGGGTCTACCTCGCTGTTCCCTTCGGCTGTACGCTTATGTCTTTCCGGCTCGTTCAGGTGATGGCATCTAAACTGCTTTCGTCCAAAAGGAGGGCTGTTTGA
- a CDS encoding acetate--CoA ligase family protein: MIVPIWNPVHGKLRVAGLASGSGNTLWKALELQQELEQTWEGSPFEVVAIFSDSPGAKCVETAHKLGIPCELEDIRGFYAERGVPLKDRAVRAEYDRLILEKLSPYRPDMIFLAGYVWATTDVITKSILTVGVHPADLSIMKDGRRAYAGADGVGATLSGGEKEIRASSYLATPVIDGGPILVISPGVPVDAGDGLEGKERVKRYLGPVNDQGRLTGARTILELAQGHFSLNEEGLLHYNGDPVPKGVKFESWEEYRPLHECSAKSLLYPQSVVVVGASSRPGLGAAALKNVLDQEFKGKIWVVNRAGEDVHGVKGYASVSELPETPEMALVAAPSDAVLDIVRQCGEKGVKAVVVLSAGFREVGGEGIEAEWRLMETVRRYNMRLLGPNCMGFSNTDESVSLNANMLQVTPQKGRVAFVTQSGAIGSALIDFSERLGVGFSMVVSTGNQPDVTINDVLPFMAEDENTSVILAYLETIPDPGRFLRVVGKASAAKPVIVVKSGRTAAGAQAASSHTGSLAGDSAITEKLIEKAGAIRAKTLEEAFLLADTLSKMPRFSGKRVGVVSNAGGPGTLIADALSDAGFELPLMPQALRNELALNLMPQASTANPLDLVATAPPEHYSNAVKTMLESGLYDALVLMVVPPAGVDTGAVAAAAADSLLNAEVSLPVVSCFFGPTAGAAGRRVMRERGIPCFDYPEQTAEALALMKADKPDTDAAATFVMEDPALERMAEIRELVSRTGYLSSSACQSLLSAYGLPVARSGVVRSGEECENLELAYPVVAKIEHPDIVHKSDVGGVVLNLRDKSELRETIDALMRKFPGARGVLVQEQVGSGLELILGANSDPVLGHVLLVGAGGTGVEIHKDVSAAHVPFGRGRAEKMLKSLRCWPLLEGYRGKQGVDVEALIDVISKLERLLLDLPRVKELDLNPVIWDGKRFIIADYRIRV; the protein is encoded by the coding sequence TTGATCGTCCCTATCTGGAACCCCGTCCACGGAAAGCTACGGGTGGCAGGGCTCGCTTCGGGCTCTGGGAATACCCTGTGGAAAGCCTTGGAACTGCAACAAGAACTCGAACAAACATGGGAAGGAAGTCCTTTTGAGGTCGTGGCGATTTTCTCCGATTCTCCCGGCGCGAAATGCGTCGAAACGGCCCATAAACTGGGGATACCGTGTGAATTGGAAGATATCCGGGGCTTTTACGCCGAGCGAGGAGTCCCGCTCAAAGACCGCGCGGTACGCGCCGAATATGATCGCCTGATCCTCGAAAAATTGAGTCCCTACCGTCCCGACATGATCTTTTTGGCGGGGTACGTTTGGGCAACGACTGATGTTATCACCAAAAGTATTCTGACGGTCGGAGTGCACCCCGCCGATCTTTCGATTATGAAAGATGGGCGCAGAGCCTACGCTGGAGCCGACGGGGTAGGGGCTACTCTCTCCGGGGGTGAGAAAGAGATTCGGGCCAGCAGTTACCTCGCTACCCCCGTTATCGACGGTGGCCCCATTCTGGTGATTTCTCCGGGAGTTCCCGTCGACGCGGGCGACGGCCTGGAGGGAAAAGAGCGAGTTAAACGCTACCTCGGACCCGTCAACGACCAAGGGCGCCTGACAGGGGCGCGCACGATTTTGGAACTAGCTCAGGGGCATTTTAGCTTAAATGAAGAGGGGCTTTTGCACTACAACGGTGATCCAGTACCGAAGGGAGTGAAATTTGAAAGCTGGGAAGAATACCGTCCTCTTCACGAATGTTCGGCAAAAAGCCTTTTGTACCCGCAAAGCGTTGTTGTCGTGGGAGCGTCCTCCCGTCCAGGTTTGGGCGCCGCCGCCTTGAAAAACGTGCTGGACCAAGAATTCAAGGGGAAAATTTGGGTTGTCAACCGGGCGGGTGAGGACGTTCACGGGGTAAAAGGTTACGCCTCCGTCTCAGAACTGCCGGAGACTCCAGAGATGGCGCTCGTCGCCGCTCCAAGCGATGCCGTTCTCGACATCGTCCGCCAGTGCGGGGAAAAGGGCGTCAAAGCCGTCGTCGTTCTCTCCGCGGGGTTCCGTGAAGTCGGAGGAGAGGGAATAGAGGCGGAGTGGCGTTTGATGGAAACGGTTCGCCGTTACAACATGCGCCTTTTGGGCCCAAACTGCATGGGGTTCTCCAACACGGACGAATCCGTCTCGTTGAACGCCAATATGTTGCAGGTCACCCCTCAAAAAGGACGCGTCGCCTTCGTCACGCAGAGTGGCGCGATAGGTTCGGCTCTGATCGATTTTTCGGAGAGACTGGGCGTGGGTTTTTCGATGGTGGTTTCCACCGGGAATCAGCCCGACGTAACAATCAACGACGTGCTTCCTTTCATGGCGGAGGACGAAAACACCTCGGTGATCCTCGCCTACCTGGAGACGATCCCCGACCCCGGACGTTTTCTCCGAGTGGTCGGAAAAGCCTCGGCCGCCAAACCGGTTATCGTTGTCAAATCGGGGCGAACCGCGGCGGGAGCTCAGGCCGCTAGTTCTCACACGGGCAGCCTCGCCGGCGATTCGGCCATCACGGAAAAACTGATCGAAAAGGCGGGTGCCATACGCGCGAAAACTTTGGAAGAGGCGTTTTTGCTCGCGGACACGCTCTCGAAGATGCCGCGCTTTTCCGGGAAGCGAGTGGGGGTTGTCAGCAACGCCGGAGGACCGGGCACTCTTATCGCTGATGCTCTTAGCGACGCCGGGTTCGAGTTGCCCCTGATGCCTCAAGCTCTCCGCAACGAACTGGCGCTGAACCTGATGCCCCAAGCCTCCACCGCCAACCCTCTGGATCTGGTGGCCACAGCTCCGCCGGAGCATTACTCTAACGCCGTTAAAACAATGCTCGAAAGCGGCCTCTACGATGCTCTGGTCTTGATGGTCGTCCCCCCCGCGGGAGTGGATACCGGAGCGGTGGCGGCCGCCGCGGCCGATTCCCTGCTCAACGCTGAGGTTTCATTGCCTGTCGTGTCCTGCTTCTTCGGTCCGACGGCCGGAGCTGCTGGACGCCGCGTCATGCGGGAGCGGGGCATCCCCTGCTTTGACTACCCTGAGCAGACGGCGGAAGCCCTAGCGTTAATGAAAGCGGACAAACCCGACACCGACGCGGCGGCCACGTTCGTAATGGAAGATCCAGCCCTCGAACGTATGGCGGAAATTCGCGAACTCGTTTCGAGAACAGGATATCTTTCTTCTAGCGCGTGCCAAAGCCTACTTTCCGCTTATGGCCTACCCGTAGCGCGTTCGGGGGTCGTCCGCTCTGGAGAGGAGTGCGAGAATTTGGAGCTTGCCTATCCCGTCGTCGCGAAGATCGAGCACCCTGACATCGTTCACAAGTCGGACGTTGGCGGTGTCGTGCTGAACCTGCGGGACAAGAGCGAACTTCGAGAGACGATTGATGCCCTGATGAGAAAGTTTCCGGGGGCGCGTGGCGTTTTGGTTCAGGAACAGGTTGGGTCAGGGCTGGAGTTGATTTTGGGCGCGAACTCCGATCCGGTGCTGGGGCATGTCCTACTCGTCGGGGCGGGCGGAACAGGCGTCGAGATTCACAAGGACGTGAGCGCGGCCCATGTTCCCTTTGGGCGAGGACGCGCCGAAAAGATGCTGAAATCCCTGAGATGCTGGCCCCTTTTGGAGGGCTATCGGGGGAAGCAGGGCGTCGATGTGGAGGCCTTGATCGATGTCATCAGTAAGCTGGAGCGGCTTTTGCTAGACCTGCCGCGCGTCAAGGAACTGGACCTCAATCCCGTCATCTGGGACGGAAAGCGCTTCATTATCGCGGATTACCGTATCCGAGTGTGA